In Arthrobacter sp. B3I9, the following are encoded in one genomic region:
- a CDS encoding TetR/AcrR family transcriptional regulator produces the protein MPRISAASNAAQRAETQRRILTAFGELLFTHGLPGLTMTDVARHARIGRTAVYNYYADIEELLIAYALEETERFLVDLRGSLDSLENPVERLALYVRAQVADLSRRHLPPGPAMGAVLSPASFAKLAVHVGELSLLLEGILREGMAQGYLPEADIAQLAQLIHGTLSSSAARGDGAGNGTGGGTGHGLGQDPAVEARIQRTVLFIQLGAGARFDDAGRPVRVDV, from the coding sequence ATGCCCAGGATTTCGGCCGCGAGCAACGCCGCCCAACGTGCCGAGACCCAACGCCGCATTCTGACCGCGTTCGGGGAGTTGCTGTTCACGCACGGCCTGCCCGGCCTGACGATGACCGATGTTGCCCGGCATGCCAGGATCGGCCGAACCGCCGTCTACAACTACTACGCGGACATTGAAGAGCTCCTGATCGCCTACGCCCTGGAGGAGACGGAGCGGTTCCTGGTAGACCTCCGGGGCTCGCTGGACTCGCTGGAAAACCCAGTGGAGCGGCTGGCCCTGTACGTCCGCGCGCAGGTGGCGGACCTCAGCCGCCGCCATCTCCCGCCCGGCCCGGCCATGGGCGCGGTGCTCTCGCCGGCGTCGTTCGCGAAGCTCGCGGTCCATGTCGGTGAGCTGAGCCTCCTGCTGGAAGGCATCTTGCGCGAAGGGATGGCCCAGGGCTACCTGCCCGAGGCGGACATCGCCCAGCTGGCTCAGCTGATCCACGGCACGCTGTCCTCCAGCGCTGCCCGGGGGGACGGCGCCGGCAACGGCACGGGCGGCGGCACGGGCCACGGCCTGGGCCAAGACCCAGCCGTCGAGGCACGGATCCAGCGGACCGTCCTGTTCATCCAGCTCGGCGCCGGGGCCCGGTTCGACGACGCCGGCAGGCCTGTCCGGGTCGACGTCTAG
- a CDS encoding LytR C-terminal domain-containing protein, with amino-acid sequence MARKPKDVTALHGHRVITGPELRATFVGEDDVQNNPLRRRRRILHGAVLAVLICLITAGIIVAMAIMNGRITLQTPERSVAAAPPCPDATYDYVPPEKINLNVFNATNRPGLARSVADELVARKFAVGTVDNAASGYRGVALIVSGAAGQPAAFTVQRNLLGSEYVQDGRTDPSVDVILSNDFLGLAKPELVDQTPGKLKCQPEDRRIPDDSVRPAAPASQPAG; translated from the coding sequence ATGGCTAGAAAGCCGAAAGACGTCACGGCCCTCCACGGGCACCGCGTCATCACAGGGCCTGAACTCCGGGCCACCTTCGTCGGAGAAGACGACGTCCAGAACAATCCTCTCCGGCGGCGCCGGCGCATTCTGCACGGCGCCGTACTTGCGGTTCTCATCTGCCTCATTACCGCCGGGATCATCGTCGCCATGGCAATCATGAACGGCCGGATCACGCTTCAGACGCCGGAGCGGAGCGTCGCTGCTGCGCCGCCATGCCCGGACGCCACATATGACTATGTACCGCCCGAAAAAATCAACCTGAATGTCTTCAATGCCACCAACCGGCCCGGCCTGGCGCGGAGCGTGGCCGATGAACTGGTCGCCCGGAAGTTCGCCGTCGGAACGGTCGACAACGCCGCGTCGGGCTACCGGGGCGTAGCCCTGATCGTCTCCGGTGCCGCCGGGCAGCCCGCCGCGTTCACGGTGCAGCGGAACCTGCTGGGCTCGGAATACGTGCAGGACGGACGCACGGACCCCAGCGTCGACGTCATCCTGTCCAACGACTTCCTCGGACTGGCCAAGCCGGAACTGGTGGACCAGACGCCGGGGAAACTCAAGTGCCAGCCCGAAGATCGGCGGATCCCCGATGACTCTGTCCGGCCGGCCGCGCCCGCTTCGCAGCCGGCCGGCTAG
- a CDS encoding type II toxin-antitoxin system VapB family antitoxin has protein sequence MIFKAVGEGRPYPDHGYNTPKDWAALPPRPVRLDELVTTKRTLDLEALLAEDSTFFGDLFPHVVEYKGVLYLEDGLHRAVRTALHQRTAIHARVLVIDG, from the coding sequence GTGATATTCAAAGCTGTGGGCGAGGGACGCCCGTACCCCGACCATGGTTACAACACGCCCAAAGACTGGGCCGCCCTGCCCCCGCGCCCGGTCCGGCTGGATGAGCTGGTGACCACCAAACGGACCCTTGACCTCGAGGCCCTGCTGGCCGAGGACTCCACCTTTTTCGGCGACCTTTTCCCGCACGTCGTTGAGTACAAGGGCGTGCTGTACCTGGAGGACGGACTGCACCGTGCCGTGCGGACGGCCCTTCACCAGCGCACCGCCATCCACGCCCGCGTACTGGTAATAGATGGCTAG